Genomic segment of Candidatus Nealsonbacteria bacterium:
AATTTTAGGAATCGGACAAGAAAGTTCTCAAGTAAAAGTTTCCTTGTTCGACGTGAAGTCAGCTGAAAACCCGAAAGAAGTATCCAAGTACAATTTAAGCGAATATTGGTCTGATGTTCTAAGCACCCACCACGCTTTCTTGTTAGACACAAAACATCAGATTTTCTTTTTACCCGGAAGCAAAGGCGGTTATATATTTTCTTATAAAGATGACAATTTGAAAATGATAAAAGCCATAAGCGACATAAGGGCAAAAAGAGCGGTTTACCTTGATGATTATCTTTATATAATCGGAGAGGATAAAATCGTTGTTTTATATGAAATAAACTGGGAGGAAGTCAATGAATTGGATTTTTAATTTAATAATATGTTTGAAAAAATAAAACAATTAAAACAACTGAAAGACCTTAAAGATTCTTTGGAAAAAGAAAAATTTGAAATTGAAAAAAACGGCACGAAAATAACAATGAATGGAAAAATGGAAATTGAAGAAATCAAATTGAATCCGGCTTTGGCAAAGGAGGAGCAAGAAATAATTTTAAAAGATTGTTTCAACGAGGCTATGAAGAAAATTCAGATGATAGCCGCCCAAAAAATGATGCAAATGCAAGATTAGCATCTTTGATTTTCTCGGGTTTTTATTTATGGTAAAATAAAAATTGAAATCATTAAAATTATTGAAAAATTAATTTTATGTTGGAAAAATTAAACATGGGAGTGCCGACTCCCATAGGGCTAGCCATAATTTCTCTTCTTGCTATGTTGGTGGGCGGGCTTAGTATTTCCCAGTATTTTGATGTAAAAAAAGAGCAAACTTTTGAGGAGGAATTAAATTTTTTACAGACAAAAATTCAAGAAAAGAGGTTCGGGTGGGAAATTTATAAAAATGAAGTTTTAAAAATCCAGCTTGAATATCCCAAAGAAATTGTTTCTCTTTTGGAAGAGCAAAATAAAATATCTTTAAATCATTTTGTTGCTTTTGAGCATAACGACCCCTGTGATTTTAAGGGAGACAGTTTAAAGCTTAAAGAATTGGTTGATTTTAAGGTTAATTTTGAAATTTTTAAGGGAGGACTGGAAGAAGCGGTCAAGAACAATGAAAGCAAGGAGTTCTTTTCTGATTATTTTTTAAACAAAAAACTTAAGTTAGAACCCGGATTCATTGATGAAATTACGATTGGTAATTTGAATGGTTACCTTATAACTGAGGGAATCGAGGGTTGCGGCCAGTATGTTTATTATTTTCCGTTAAATTCGAAAAACACCTTGATTGTTTGGAGAGCCTTTGTTCCGGAGTTCCAGCCGATAATTGCGGATTACCAAAATAATTTGCAAATACCCGGCATTATTTCTCCGGAAAAAGAGGAAAGCCTGTTTAAACAAATATTTTCTACTTTTAAATTAATTGATTAATTGATTGTTTTTTAAAAAAATAGCCCAAGTATAACTAATCTTGGGATTTTTGATTTCAGAAGAATACTAATTTATAAGGTGCTGGAGAGTGAGATAATGGGCCAGAAAAAGGGCCGGCTCGAGATGGGATTCATAACTACCAAGGATGGGATGCACACTTTAAAAAACCTTCCCTTTTCTAGCCCGGATATAATATTATATAAATTTTATTTTTTGTCAATAAGTTCGTTGTAGGAGCTATGAGGCGCGAGTAAAGAAAAAAGGCCTTGGTGTTTTAATAAAAAACAACCAAGACCATGTGTTCGAAGTGCTATTTGAAGAAAAATTTCCCGTTTCTTTTTTCTACATAGCCTTTTTTTGCCAGCTCATCGGCTCTTTCTTCTGTTGTTACTCTTCCAATACCTTTACCTTCTCCTCTTAAGATTTCTACTTCCATTTTCCCTCCATTTGTGTAGGGAAGAGAGAGGGTTTTAGTTGTTCATTGAAAACCCCCTATCCTTATCCTACAGTTTGTAGAGAAATGATGGCAAATGAAGGCAAGCTCTGCTACAAGCTCTATTAATAAACCACCTCTTTCTCCACGTTTCTAATATACTGTTTTATCAATTTTTGTCAATAAACAGAATTTCCACTTGTGGTAATTTTTTTAAATTTGTATCATTAAAAAATATTTATGAAAAAGGTCATTTTACCGGCGGTTTTTGTTTTACTCCTATTTTTAGCGGGAGTTTTTTTGTTTATCGAGTTTAGGGAAGAAATCAGCGATAAAATAAAAAATTTTGTTTTTCAAAAAAACATTTTTTCTCCGGCAGCTTTAATATCAAGCTCTCTTTATTTTTCTGATAAATTTCTGCCAGAAGAACAGCTTTATTTTAAAGAATCAAAAATCAATGACTCAAGAGAAAAACCGTCAAAGGTAAAAACAGAAATTAATGATGAAGAGTTGAAATTATTAGAACTTCAGGAAATTTTAGACGATTTAACCGAAAAAGCCGATTTAATTGCTCGAGAAATAGAAGAAATGACAAAGAAAGAGATACTTAAAGACGAAGAACAAGAAATTTTAGAAAAAGAGATTGAAGACGAAAAAGATAAGGATAAGGAGCTTAAAGAAGAGCCGGAAAAAGAAAAATTTGAAAAAGAACAAAATAAGGAAATTGTTTTTTGCAATAAAATACCGGGAATCGGTTCTTTAAGAAAAACAATTATTTTCAACGAAATTGCTTGGTCGGGCACAAAGACTTCGGCTAACGACGAATGGATTGAGCTAAAAAATATTTCCAATTCTCCGGTTGATTTAAAGAATTGGCAAATTTTAGACAAAGCCGGACAAATAAAAATAGTTTTTGAAGAAAATCGGATTTTGTTCCCTCAAAGCCTTTATTTATTGGAAAGAACCGATGATAATTCAGCGCCCGGAGCAGCAGCTGATTTTATTTATCAAGGAATACTTAACGATGACGAAGAAGAACTGTATCTTTTTAATGATAATTGCGCCTTGGAAGATGAAATTATCGCAGTTCCTTATTGGCCGGCCGGTGATAAGATTGAAAAAAAATCAATGGAAAGAGGAGCAGATTTAAATTGGCACTCTTACTGCGGAGGACTTCAAAATGGAATTTCAGGAACGCCAAAAAATCAAAACAGTTTTTGTTTTTCAAATTCAGCCGGAGTTGGTTCAAATCCGCAGGCGCCCTTAGTTCTGGAGGAAAAATTTCCAAAAATTTTGATTACCGAAGTCCAAATTGAAGGCAATGAATCTTTTTTTGATTTTATTGAGATTTATAATTCCAGCACTTATTCTGTTGATATTTCCAGCTTTCAATTAAAGAGAAAAAGCTCCAGCGGAACAGAATATTCAATAAGAATTTTCCCGGAAGGCAGTGTTATTTTGGCTAAAGATTATTTTTTGTGGATAAATTCGGATTACGCTTCTTTCAGTCAAATTTTAGCTGATGTTTCTTCTACTCAAACCTTAGCCAAAAATAATAGCATTGCTTTACTTGATAAGGAAAAAAATATCATTGATTCTTTGGCTTGGGGAAGCAGCAGCAATCCATTTTTAGAGGGAATGGCCTTTGTGGAAAACCCTGTGGAAAACCAAAGTTTAGGAAGAAAATGGGATAAAAAAAGTCAGAACTATCAAGACACGGAAAATAATTATCAAGATTTTGAAATTCAAGATTCAAGCCCTAGACTAATAAATGAATCTCTAAACCAAGCGCCAACATCTTCTTTCGTTTTTTATTCTTCTTCTTCGGTCTTGGAAATAAATCAAGAAATTATTTTTGATGCTTTGTTTTCCACTGACTCTGACGGGGAAATCAGTATTTTTTATTGGGATTTTGGCGACAATAACTCGGCTACTACCGCTTTAGCTACAACTTCCCATTCTTATTCTACTTTTGGGGATTATTTGGTGAACCTGATGGTCGTTGATGACAAGGGCAAAATCAGCTTGCCCGCTACTCTTAGTTTGAGTATAGTTTTTTTAGAACCGATTTTAGAGATAGAGCCTGATTTTTTTGATTTTCAAATTGAAAAAGGGGCAACTAGTTCAGAAATTAAAAATTTAATAATAAAAAATTCGGGGAAAGGCGATTTAAATTGGTTTATTTTTATTGCCTACGCAACAGATACAACTCAGGTTGAATGGCTTTCAATAAGCTCAACCAGCAATATTCTTTTAGCCTCATCCTCTTTCAGTTTGGAAATTTCAATAATTCCCGATAGCTTAAAGGCCGGAGTTTATAGTGCGAAAATAAAAATAGAAAGCATGGAACTTGTCCTTAAATCAGTTTTGATTAATCTGGTTATTTTTAAAAATTTTTTAGCTCAAGATGTGGTAATAAATGAAATTGCTTGGATGGGGACAGAAGCCAATGCCAGTGATGAATGGATAGAGCTTTTTAACAACACCGAAGAAGAGATTGATTTAACCGGCTGGAAGATTAAGTCATCGGAAGGAAGTTCGGAAATCGAGCTTTCCGGGAAAATCTTAACCCAAAATTATTTTCTTTTGGAAAGAACCGACGACCAAACCATTTCCAATATTAAGGCTGATCAGGTTTATACCGGTGCTTTGGGAAACGACGGAGAAAAATTAGAACTAAGAGATGCTAGCAATAATTTAATTGATTTTATTGATTGTTCTTCGGGTTGGTTTTTTGGCCAGAATCAGAAAATAGGGGACGAGTGGACGAGAGCGTCTATGGAAAGAAAAAATCCAAAAAATTCCGGAAACGATTTATTAAATTGGGCAACAAACGATGGATTAAATATTATTGGCGAAGACGCGGAAAGTAATTATATTTTAGGCACCCCTAAGCAGCAAAACAGCGCTTATCTTCCCTGAAAAATAGACAGTTTTTCACAATTGACTTTTAAGCAAAATCCCATTAACATTACTCAGAAAAGGTTTTTAAAAAATGGACAAAAATTATTTTATTAAACTTACTTTAAATCTTTATCGGTTGACTTTGCTTTTTCCCAAGAAGGACCCTTTGAGATATAAAATGAGGGAGTTGGGCGTTGAAATTTCGGCCAGCTCCATTTTAATTTTTGAAAAAGATTTTTTGTCTTTCGAGGATTTGCTTTCAGAAACAAAAGAACAAATCGAAATTTTAGATTGTTTTTTCGAGGTGGTAAAAAATTTAAACTGGGTGAGTGTTGAAAAAATCTTTGAGATTCAAAAAGAATATGATAAAATAAAAAAAGAGTTAACCGAATTTTTATTTGAAAAAGAAAAACAGCTGAATTTTGATTTAGTAAAAAATATACAATCAGAAGAAAAAACGATCGAGGATAGGGCTGTGGAAAACTCTTTTTTTAATTTAGAAACAAAAAAGGAAAAAGATTTAGAAAAAAAAATAATCTCAATGGATAAGGATTTGATTGGAGCTGAAGAATTTGTTAAAATTGAAGATTCTGTTTCTTTGGCAGAAAGAAAAGTTTCTTCTTTTGAAAATCCTTTTCAGGGCAGAAAAGATAAAATTTTGGAAATTTTAAAACAAAGAGAAAAAGCCCAGGTCGGTGATTTTAAAGAAGTTTTTCCCGAAGTCAGCAAAAGGACATTGAGAAGAGATTTTAAATCTTTGATGGAAGAAGGATTGGTAGAGAGAATGGGTGAAAAAAGCGAAACATTTTATAAGATTAAGTGATAGGACAGATAGTTAGGACATAAAATATATAGGACAAAAAGATTATGTCCTATGTAAATTAAATTGTTTTTTGAGAAAAAATTTCGTATAAAATAAATAAACAAATGCAAAACCCAAGAAAAGAATTTAGTCAGCTTTACGACAATTATATAGACAAAATTTATAGGTTTATATTTTTAAAAGTCAGTTCAATAGAAGTGGCTGAAGATTTAACTTCAGAAACCTTTTTGCGGGGTTGGGAGGTTTATGAAAACAGGGCCGATACCTTGGAAAATCCCCAGGCATTTTTGTATCAAATTGCCCGTAATTTGGTAATTGACCATTATCGGCAAAAAGGCAAGAATCAATCAATTTCAGCCGACCAAACTCCTTTAATCGACCCAAGAATGAATTTAGAAAAAAGCGCTGAAAAAAACTCGGATTTAATGAATATCCGCCACGCTATCACTGACTTAAGAGACGACTATCAAAACGTTCTTATTTGGCACTATTTAGATGATTTTTCAATAAAAGAAGTGGCTAAATTAATGGATAAATCCGAGGAAAATACCAGGGTTTTGCTTCATCGGGCATTGAAGTCCTTAAAAAAAACCATTCAAAGCTAAATTCGGACATCCGATATTATATCCGATATTCCTTTAAAATAAGTGTAATAAACAGCACTTTTTTCCGTCATAATTATAATGAGGTCTGATATTCAATTAATTAAGAAAATAACCGAACTCAAGGCCATAAAACCCAGAAATGAATGGGTTATTTTGATGAAAAAAAATATATTGGCAGGGGAGCCGAATGCTCAATTAATCAAGAAAATAGTTGGGCTTAAAGCTATAAAACCCAGAGAAGAATGGGTTGTTTTGACTAAAAAAAATGTATTGGGATGGGAGCCGAAATTTGGTTTAAGTTTTATTTTTAAGCCCGCTTTTGCGAGCTTGGTTGTGATTTGTATGCTTGGAGGAATAGGGGTTTTTGCTAAGAGTTCCTTGCCTGGCGATTTACTTTATCCTGTTAAGAGAGTCGGGGAAAAAGTCGTTGTTTCTTTAATGCCGGAAAAATCAAGGTCAAACATCCAGCTTACGATTGCCAATGATAAATTAGAAAATATAGTCAAGGCGGTGGAGACTAATCAACCTAAAAAGATAATTCCCATAGTTAAGGAATATCAAGCAAATGTTTCGGAAGCAGCCCAGAATTTGAAAAAAGTAGCCAAAGCTGACATAAAAGACATAAAAGAAATTGTTCAAACCAATCAAACATTAGAAGAAAATAAGAAAAAAATAGAAGAGGTTTATGGAGTTCTCTTGGGAGACAACAAAGACCTAAACGAAGAAATAGACAGAGAAATGAATGATTTGGTTGAAACTTTTAATAATGCTACTTTTTCTCAGTCCCAACAGGCAATTTTAGATCAGCTTAAAGAAGATTTGAAAAATAAGAATTATCCGGAAGTTTTCGATAAAATTGAATTATTGTTGCAAGCATTGCCAAGCAATCAGGAGAAATAGAACGAATTCTTGAAACTGAAAGAACATTTTGGTATCATTTTCATTTAACCATTGGAAAAATCGCTTTACTCTTCGCGACTATTAGCTAAAGTCGTGAAGAAAAAGTCGTTATAAAAGGTCGAAAAACAAAAATACGACTTTGGCGATTAGAGTAAAATAATTAATAAGAATTCCTTGTTCTCTAGGACAAAAAAATAATTAAAAATTCCTAGAGAGAGGTCGACATAGGAATCAATAAAAATAACATTAAATATATACGAATAAATTATGCCTAAAAAATTAATTGCGATTGCTTTAGTTTTAGCCGCGTCATTTGTGATTGCTGCTCCTACTAAAGCCTTAACATTGCAAGAACAAATCAATGCTTTATTGGCTCAGATTCAGTTATTGCAAAATCAATTAGCTCAAGCTGGCGGAGGAACTGGTGCTGTTAGTTGTTCAATTACCAGTTTTACCAGCAACCTTAGCCAAGGAGCAACAGGTGATAGTGTAAAATGTTTACAAATCATCTTGAACGCGAGTGCTGATACCCAGGTAGCTCAAAGCGGAGTTGGCGCTCCGGGAAGCGAAACCACTTACTTTGGTGCTTTAACCAAGGCAGCGGTTGTCAAATTCCAGAATAAATACGCCAGCGAAGTTTTGACTCCATTGGGATTAACTTCAGGAACAGGTTTTGTTGGCGCTGCAACCAGAGCCAAATTAAACACCATGATTGGAACCAGTGGAACTGGTGGAATAGTTATACCGCCAATAACCGGATCTGCTCTCGGTGTATACTTGGCCGCTGACACCCCTGCTTCTGTTAACGTTGCTGCCGCAGCTAATGCTTACTTCACAAAGTTAAGCCTTTCTGCCGGAAGCAATGATGTGTCAATCACGAAATTATATGTAATTCATTCAGGTTTAAGCGCTTATACTGACCTTGAAAACGTCAAGATTGTTGACATGAACGGCGTTTACCAGGGAAGCGTAGGTAGCTTTAATACTGACCATCGAGCAGTCATAACTTTCACTCCTGCTTTAGTAATAAAAGCCGGACAAACCCAGAGTTATTATATCAGAGCCGGGTTTATTACCGGAACTACAGCCGGTAAAACAGCAGCCTTAGGCATTGCCGCTAAAGGCGACATTGTTTCTAATGCTGCAGATGTAACGGGTAGTTTCCCAGTTACGGGAAATGCCATGTCTGCTATAAGTTTGACTATCGGTAGCGTTGTTTTTTCTCAGGATGGCACTGTTGCCGACTCTAAACCCGATGCAGGCGACACAGATGTAGTGCTTAACACCTTTAAAGCAGAGGTAGGCTCCACGGAAGACGTTACCATTGAGCAGATTACTGCTATAAAAGCAGGTACTGCTGCTTTAAGCGATACTAATAATATAGAATTATACGATGTTACGGCTGGAAAGACCTTGGGCACAGTAGCTGCTTGGAATGCCGAGGGCAGAGCCAGTTGGTCTAATTTGGGAATTGTTGTGAAGAGAGGAGAAACCCACCGATTTAAAATAATGGTGGACATTATCAGCGGATCCAGTTTAACCGTAAACGCTGATATTATTGATGGTACTGATGTGTTGGTAACTGTTAAGGGAAATTCCTACGGTTTCTATGTAACGCCTACTGGTCCTGCTGCAAACTGGACTACAAGTTATAGAGGTATGGGTGGAAACAACCAGACCATTAACGCAGGCGCACTTACTATATCTAAATCCACAGTTACTCCAGCTACGGGCAATATTGCTCCATCCAGCGACCAAAAATTAACAGTTTTTGACTTTGCAGCCAAAGGCGAAGAAATTAAAATTTCTAGTCTTACTCTTACTTTCACCACTACTACTTTTGATTCTGATCAAATTACCAATATTAAAGTTTATGATGAAAATGATAATATCGTAGCTGGCCCCAAAGACCTTGCCGGAGTAGCTGCAGTAGCTTTCACTGATACTTTTATTGTTCCTGTTGGAACTCATAAGTATACAGTAAAGGCTAAAATAGCCAGCGATTCGAGCACAGGAGACACCGTAAAGGTTGGAATAGCTGCTCCCGGCACCGATGTTGTTGCTACAGGAATGACCACCCATGACTCAATTACTCCTACTCCTGCTGCGACTGCAGTAAACGGCAATGTTCAAACAGTTGCTGCCGGCGACTTAGTAGTAACTACTCTTTCTCAGCCTGTTGCCAGAACTATAGCAATAGGGATACACGACTTTGTCTGGATGACAGCCAATTTAAATGCCGGTGCTTCCGGTGAAGATGTTTCAGTTACTGCTATAACAGTATTAGATACTGCATCTTCTACTGATGGTTTAAGCGATATTGACAATGCCGAGCTTTGGGCTGATTTGACTTCAGCTAATAGTGAGCGCGGTGATATCTATGAAACCAAGATAACCGATACAGAACAGCCAGCCACCACTTCTGCTTCAACTTATGCCTTTACTTTGACTAGCCCTCTTAAGATTGCCAAGGGCACCTTTGTAAAGATTGCTTTTGTGGCTGACTTATCTACCGGTGCAGCTCAAAAGGATGAACACACAATAAATGTAAACCCCGCAGAGAATAGTGTAACTGCCGCCGGAGTTGATACTGGCGCGACAATTACCGTTGCCGCACCTACTGGTGGCGGTCAGAAGATGACCACGAAAACAAGCGGTCTTATAACACTAACGATTGACCCCTCTTCACCTTCGACTGATATTGTTCTTGACGAAACCGATATGGTAACCTTAGCTGTCTTTAAATTAGCAGCTGATAATGTTGAAAACTTTGACTTAGACGCTGTTAAGATTAATAACGCTGGTGTACACGACGGAATAGATACTTTCTACTACTATGCCGGTAAAAGCACTCTTACCTTACTTGGAACAGCCGTAGGCGGTGAGACAGCTGAAATACAAGTACCCGATGGTTTGGTAACCATTCCCGCCAACGACTATACTTTACTGACCATAAAAGGTAAGACCGCTAATGTTGACGGAACAGCTGTTGTAAACGGCGACGACATCAACATTTCCATTCAGGCACTTGCTGACATAGACTTTACTGGTTTAGCTTCTGGTGCAGCGGTCAACCCATCCGCGACTACAGTTACTACTGTTGCCGCTGTTCATAACTTATACGAGAGTTATCCGAAATTCAGTGTTGACGCCGCTTCTCCTTCAGGCACTTTAATCCCAGGCGCTCAGACCTTGCTAGCCATTTTTGACATTAAAGCCATGGGAAACAAAGACATAACCTTTACTACAACCACAGTAAGCAACGCGTTATACTTCCAAGTAGCCAACTCCTTAAATAATAGTGTTTGGCTAACATTTAAAGATCAGGATGGTAACCTGTTAGATCCGATTATCTGGGCTTCTAACACTAATGTTACGTTAAACTTTGCTACCAAAGACTTTGTTATTCCAGCCGGAGAAACCAGAAAATTGTATGTTTATGGAAGTACCACAGAATATACTGCCGCAGGAAAAAGTTTGCAGGTTTGGCTAGATGATGGCGGAACACAGATAGATTGGAGCATTAACTACGATGCTGTCGGAGGTTACGGTGAAGAAGCCATACTCTTCAAGGGTGATATCTATGCCGGTGCTCTAGTAAAGCCTTAATAGATTATCAGGAATGAATCCATCCGCGCATTCTTTCTTGTGGGAGATTGCGTGAGGTGAACTGGAACTCCCCGATTTTTATCGGGGAGTTCTTTTTTATTTGACAGGATTTTTTTTATTTTAGATAATTAAAGCAATATAAATTAATTTTAATATTTAAAATGTTTCATAAAAAAATATTAATTTGTTTTTTTGTAATTGTCGCGGTATTTTTATTTTTTTCAATTTTAAAAACTGCGGAAGCAACAGTTGATACGACCGGAGAAGTTTTTGTCACGGCCCAAGACGGCGGGAAAACCAGCGTTATGACTGATGAAGAAACAGGGGCTTCAATAGAGTTGCTGCCCTTTGCCATAGATTCCAACGCTACCTTAAAAATTAATTTAAAATACAGGACAGACCCCTTGTTTTCCAGCCAAATAAGCGCAATTCCGTTAGAAAAAAATATTATCGGAA
This window contains:
- a CDS encoding YbaB/EbfC family nucleoid-associated protein, with amino-acid sequence MFEKIKQLKQLKDLKDSLEKEKFEIEKNGTKITMNGKMEIEEIKLNPALAKEEQEIILKDCFNEAMKKIQMIAAQKMMQMQD
- a CDS encoding lamin tail domain-containing protein, with product MKKVILPAVFVLLLFLAGVFLFIEFREEISDKIKNFVFQKNIFSPAALISSSLYFSDKFLPEEQLYFKESKINDSREKPSKVKTEINDEELKLLELQEILDDLTEKADLIAREIEEMTKKEILKDEEQEILEKEIEDEKDKDKELKEEPEKEKFEKEQNKEIVFCNKIPGIGSLRKTIIFNEIAWSGTKTSANDEWIELKNISNSPVDLKNWQILDKAGQIKIVFEENRILFPQSLYLLERTDDNSAPGAAADFIYQGILNDDEEELYLFNDNCALEDEIIAVPYWPAGDKIEKKSMERGADLNWHSYCGGLQNGISGTPKNQNSFCFSNSAGVGSNPQAPLVLEEKFPKILITEVQIEGNESFFDFIEIYNSSTYSVDISSFQLKRKSSSGTEYSIRIFPEGSVILAKDYFLWINSDYASFSQILADVSSTQTLAKNNSIALLDKEKNIIDSLAWGSSSNPFLEGMAFVENPVENQSLGRKWDKKSQNYQDTENNYQDFEIQDSSPRLINESLNQAPTSSFVFYSSSSVLEINQEIIFDALFSTDSDGEISIFYWDFGDNNSATTALATTSHSYSTFGDYLVNLMVVDDKGKISLPATLSLSIVFLEPILEIEPDFFDFQIEKGATSSEIKNLIIKNSGKGDLNWFIFIAYATDTTQVEWLSISSTSNILLASSSFSLEISIIPDSLKAGVYSAKIKIESMELVLKSVLINLVIFKNFLAQDVVINEIAWMGTEANASDEWIELFNNTEEEIDLTGWKIKSSEGSSEIELSGKILTQNYFLLERTDDQTISNIKADQVYTGALGNDGEKLELRDASNNLIDFIDCSSGWFFGQNQKIGDEWTRASMERKNPKNSGNDLLNWATNDGLNIIGEDAESNYILGTPKQQNSAYLP
- a CDS encoding DeoR family transcriptional regulator; translated protein: MDKNYFIKLTLNLYRLTLLFPKKDPLRYKMRELGVEISASSILIFEKDFLSFEDLLSETKEQIEILDCFFEVVKNLNWVSVEKIFEIQKEYDKIKKELTEFLFEKEKQLNFDLVKNIQSEEKTIEDRAVENSFFNLETKKEKDLEKKIISMDKDLIGAEEFVKIEDSVSLAERKVSSFENPFQGRKDKILEILKQREKAQVGDFKEVFPEVSKRTLRRDFKSLMEEGLVERMGEKSETFYKIK
- a CDS encoding sigma-70 family RNA polymerase sigma factor, which gives rise to MQNPRKEFSQLYDNYIDKIYRFIFLKVSSIEVAEDLTSETFLRGWEVYENRADTLENPQAFLYQIARNLVIDHYRQKGKNQSISADQTPLIDPRMNLEKSAEKNSDLMNIRHAITDLRDDYQNVLIWHYLDDFSIKEVAKLMDKSEENTRVLLHRALKSLKKTIQS
- a CDS encoding DUF5667 domain-containing protein, whose protein sequence is MRSDIQLIKKITELKAIKPRNEWVILMKKNILAGEPNAQLIKKIVGLKAIKPREEWVVLTKKNVLGWEPKFGLSFIFKPAFASLVVICMLGGIGVFAKSSLPGDLLYPVKRVGEKVVVSLMPEKSRSNIQLTIANDKLENIVKAVETNQPKKIIPIVKEYQANVSEAAQNLKKVAKADIKDIKEIVQTNQTLEENKKKIEEVYGVLLGDNKDLNEEIDREMNDLVETFNNATFSQSQQAILDQLKEDLKNKNYPEVFDKIELLLQALPSNQEK